One genomic segment of Borrelia coriaceae includes these proteins:
- a CDS encoding PQQ-binding-like beta-propeller repeat protein, whose product MKFNIFIFVFLGSYVYLSADVNLYFQKALTGQVLGSPILDERRDTITVLTKDRWLITYTMSLDKKYSYRLDRIPYPFLLKDFGSGYYVITGRNEVQKIRRGKLIWRYRLDVAPIKAPSIGNGYILIPQVDGRVVALRLGDGQKVFEVNIEGQAVTSSVVLENGNFYIANDNCKMFAFNSQGEQIWITSLMSLPNVLMLSTNHEIIVGYQSGDVVVYDSDFGDILSSISLNYPINFLFEKFNGEYIAVSNDGIFFNLSRNLELMFSKDLPLKLKEAMLYNNKSLFVVVKSNGVLAIDEYFQPVDMYDDMKEISGLVANVGIIITGGLNWILTAYYYEYKDELDVIVWNHTLGNRYHQNRIDFRERSLVDHEDVYLALDEMLDSTYSMKTYNNFLSTLDSLVMKYGSFPKKYLNLYEKVINNWLAPKNGVDRIVQRGQLYKYFMYVDDSASVKSFINMAIEEKDISNVIQLVKGIAKFDYYYEQDELVYNYIQYIILNYQGNLDIAYAVVLSLRKIILNSTEDNLKRYKSKYLTLLKFIKRQNFSDRINQCVNEIIMSL is encoded by the coding sequence TTGAAGTTTAATATTTTCATTTTTGTATTTTTAGGTTCTTATGTTTATCTTTCAGCAGATGTTAATCTTTATTTTCAGAAAGCTTTAACAGGTCAAGTTTTAGGAAGTCCTATTCTTGATGAGAGACGTGATACTATTACGGTATTGACAAAAGATAGGTGGTTGATAACTTATACCATGTCTTTAGATAAAAAATATTCTTATAGGTTAGATCGCATTCCTTATCCTTTTCTTTTAAAGGATTTTGGTAGTGGATATTATGTTATTACGGGGCGTAATGAAGTTCAAAAGATTAGGAGAGGAAAGCTTATATGGAGATATAGATTAGATGTTGCTCCTATAAAAGCTCCTTCAATTGGGAATGGTTATATTTTAATCCCGCAGGTTGATGGGAGAGTTGTTGCTTTAAGACTTGGTGATGGTCAAAAGGTTTTTGAGGTCAACATTGAAGGTCAAGCAGTTACTTCTTCTGTTGTACTTGAAAATGGTAATTTTTATATTGCAAATGACAATTGTAAAATGTTTGCTTTTAATTCTCAAGGAGAACAAATATGGATTACTAGTCTTATGTCTTTGCCCAATGTATTAATGCTCAGTACTAATCATGAAATAATTGTTGGTTATCAATCCGGAGATGTTGTTGTTTATGATAGTGATTTTGGTGATATATTAAGTTCCATTAGTTTAAATTATCCTATTAATTTTTTATTTGAAAAGTTTAATGGAGAATATATAGCCGTTTCTAATGATGGGATTTTTTTTAATTTAAGTAGAAACCTTGAACTTATGTTTTCTAAAGATTTACCTTTAAAGCTTAAGGAAGCTATGCTTTATAATAACAAGAGTCTTTTTGTTGTCGTAAAGTCAAATGGTGTTTTAGCTATTGATGAATATTTTCAGCCGGTTGATATGTATGATGATATGAAAGAAATATCGGGACTTGTAGCTAATGTTGGAATAATTATTACTGGAGGACTTAATTGGATACTGACTGCTTATTATTATGAATATAAAGATGAGCTTGATGTTATTGTTTGGAATCATACATTAGGTAATAGATATCATCAAAATAGGATAGATTTTAGAGAAAGATCTTTAGTAGATCATGAGGATGTTTATTTAGCTCTTGATGAAATGTTGGATTCTACATATAGCATGAAGACTTATAATAATTTTTTAAGTACTCTAGATTCTCTGGTGATGAAATATGGTAGTTTTCCTAAAAAATATTTAAATTTATATGAAAAAGTTATTAATAATTGGCTTGCTCCAAAAAATGGAGTTGATAGAATTGTTCAAAGAGGGCAGCTTTATAAGTATTTTATGTATGTTGATGATTCAGCTTCGGTTAAGAGTTTTATTAATATGGCAATTGAAGAAAAGGATATTAGCAATGTGATTCAATTAGTTAAAGGTATTGCTAAGTTCGATTATTATTATGAACAAGATGAACTTGTATATAATTATATTCAGTACATAATATTGAATTATCAGGGTAATTTAGATATAGCTTATGCTGTTGTTTTAAGCTTGCGTAAGATAATTTTAAATTCTACAGAAGATAATCTTAAAAGATATAAAAGTAAATATTTAACTCTTTTGAAATTTATAAAAAGACAAAATTTTTCCGACAGAATTAATCAGTGTGTTAATGAAATTATTATGTCTCTTTGA
- a CDS encoding P83/100 family protein encodes MERIRVLFIFLCIFFNVFTFHAREVDKKKLKDFVNMDLEFVNYQGPYDSQDTYQQIVGIGEFLAKNLINNKSNYYNKYYVNRYIDGKDEKSSADVFVIADKSSLDSILNLRKILTGYLMAGFDYSKESAELLAKAITIYNATYRGDLDYYNDAYIQPALKDLSKNNVGLSRVYSQWAGKTHIFIPLKRNILSGNIESDVDLDKIVTEKVVISLLSENEGVGTDFARDLTDIQDEIRDVDQEKIDIESVTLKNIDDELTETIDNLRKQLEKATDDSEKEDINKQIDDKITERDILNDKTDVLKKSQKKLDSSQERLDRQRDVVRDKIQEGIDKENQGKNLPKPGDISSPKVDEKLKLNEAIEDLEEQLERSTDDSEREAIKKQIDDKMLKRDSLKDKIGGLKESKNELDNSQKKLDKRDAVKDRRQESLDKKNKDKNLSKPVAINPVTRGKRNKLQGKVKVQESLDKKSKDKNLPKPVAVSPVKKNEKFKSAEKLKKELKKATANASNNISSVANKKFNRLSNKPLKAKEKSGQPESTGKLSLEKESHKPVFLEILNPKTNLGVLRVIGSDEKQLDKGYQHGIRRYGIYERKDDFVAIKFCSGIAKLQLLSKSENLKVKSEASFELSRDSSLFVDSEMILVVVKDNNIWKLAKFSSRDLSKFILSEDEVLPFTSFTVNKGHIYLQDASKKIITLDLNTLKKIP; translated from the coding sequence ATGGAAAGAATACGGGTACTTTTTATTTTTTTATGCATCTTTTTCAATGTTTTTACTTTTCATGCTAGAGAAGTTGATAAGAAGAAGTTAAAAGATTTTGTTAATATGGATCTTGAATTTGTTAATTATCAAGGTCCTTATGATTCTCAAGATACATACCAGCAAATAGTAGGTATTGGTGAATTTTTAGCTAAGAATTTAATCAATAATAAATCTAATTATTATAATAAATATTACGTTAATAGGTATATTGATGGTAAGGATGAAAAGAGTAGTGCAGATGTTTTTGTTATTGCTGATAAGTCTTCTCTTGATAGCATTTTAAATCTTAGAAAAATACTTACAGGGTATTTAATGGCAGGTTTTGATTACAGTAAAGAGAGTGCTGAATTACTTGCTAAAGCTATTACAATATATAATGCTACTTATCGAGGTGATTTGGATTATTATAATGATGCTTATATTCAACCTGCTCTTAAAGACTTAAGTAAAAATAATGTAGGACTTTCAAGAGTCTATAGTCAGTGGGCTGGGAAAACTCATATTTTTATTCCTCTTAAGAGAAATATTTTATCTGGCAACATCGAATCTGATGTTGATCTTGACAAAATAGTTACAGAAAAGGTAGTTATATCGCTTTTAAGTGAAAATGAAGGAGTTGGTACAGACTTTGCAAGAGACTTAACCGATATTCAGGATGAGATACGTGATGTTGATCAGGAAAAAATTGATATTGAATCTGTTACTTTGAAAAACATTGATGATGAATTAACAGAGACTATTGATAACTTAAGAAAACAGCTTGAGAAGGCTACTGATGATTCTGAAAAGGAAGATATTAATAAGCAAATTGACGATAAGATAACCGAGAGGGATATTTTAAATGATAAGACAGATGTGCTTAAGAAGTCACAGAAAAAATTAGACAGTTCTCAAGAGAGATTAGATAGGCAAAGGGATGTTGTTAGAGATAAGATACAAGAAGGTATTGATAAGGAGAATCAAGGTAAAAATTTACCAAAACCTGGGGACATAAGTTCACCGAAAGTAGATGAAAAATTGAAATTAAATGAAGCTATTGAGGATTTGGAAGAGCAACTTGAGAGGTCTACTGATGATTCTGAAAGGGAAGCGATTAAGAAGCAAATTGATGATAAGATGCTCAAAAGAGATTCTTTAAAGGATAAAATAGGTGGGCTTAAAGAGTCGAAGAACGAATTAGATAATTCCCAGAAAAAATTAGACAAAAGAGATGCAGTTAAGGATAGGAGACAGGAAAGCCTTGATAAGAAAAATAAAGATAAAAATTTATCTAAACCTGTAGCAATAAATCCGGTAACACGAGGTAAAAGGAATAAACTTCAAGGTAAGGTTAAGGTACAGGAAAGCCTTGATAAAAAAAGTAAAGATAAAAATTTGCCCAAGCCTGTAGCAGTAAGTCCAGTAAAGAAAAATGAAAAATTTAAATCAGCTGAGAAGTTGAAAAAAGAGCTTAAAAAAGCTACTGCTAATGCTTCTAATAACATTTCTAGTGTTGCAAACAAGAAATTTAATCGTTTATCCAATAAGCCCTTAAAGGCCAAAGAAAAATCGGGTCAACCTGAAAGTACAGGTAAATTATCTCTTGAAAAGGAAAGTCATAAGCCTGTATTTTTAGAGATTTTAAATCCCAAGACGAATTTAGGCGTTCTTAGGGTTATTGGTTCGGATGAAAAGCAATTGGATAAGGGTTATCAGCATGGTATTAGAAGGTATGGGATTTATGAGAGAAAAGATGATTTTGTAGCTATAAAATTTTGTTCAGGTATTGCAAAGCTTCAGTTGCTTAGTAAATCAGAGAATTTAAAAGTTAAATCTGAGGCAAGCTTTGAGTTAAGTAGAGATTCTTCTCTTTTTGTTGATTCAGAAATGATTTTGGTTGTTGTTAAGGATAATAATATTTGGAAATTAGCAAAATTTTCTTCAAGAGACTTGAGTAAGTTTATTTTATCAGAAGATGAAGTTTTACCATTTACAAGTTTTACTGTTAATAAAGGACATATTTATTTGCAAGATGCTTCTAAAAAGATTATTACTTTAGATTTAAACACCTTGAAAAAGATACCTTAA
- a CDS encoding endonuclease III domain-containing protein, with the protein MFYNDSMLNINLIVDEALSRYPDVKPFLNFRNNYELLIMVILSARTTDNMVNKIAPELFKKYKDFESLAYADLIDVENLIYKLGFYSNKSKNIINCARMILEKFKGTIPNNIFDLVSLPGVGRKTANVILGVVYDKPAIIVDTHFSRVVIRHGITLERTPLKIELDLKSKIPDAKQYKFSMSINKHGRDICTSRSKNCANCFLEKFAPRLI; encoded by the coding sequence ATGTTTTATAATGATTCTATGCTTAACATTAATTTAATTGTAGATGAAGCTTTGTCTAGGTATCCAGATGTTAAACCTTTTTTAAATTTTAGAAATAATTATGAGCTTTTGATAATGGTAATTTTGAGTGCGAGGACAACTGATAATATGGTCAATAAAATTGCACCTGAACTTTTTAAGAAATATAAGGATTTTGAAAGTTTGGCGTATGCTGATTTGATAGATGTTGAGAATTTGATTTATAAACTAGGATTTTATTCAAATAAATCTAAGAATATTATAAATTGTGCGCGAATGATTTTAGAAAAATTTAAAGGTACTATTCCAAATAATATTTTCGATCTTGTATCTTTGCCAGGAGTAGGTAGAAAAACTGCCAATGTTATTCTTGGAGTTGTTTATGATAAGCCTGCTATAATTGTAGATACTCATTTTAGTAGAGTTGTTATTAGACATGGGATTACCCTTGAGAGAACGCCTTTGAAAATTGAATTAGATTTAAAGAGTAAAATACCTGATGCTAAGCAATATAAATTTTCCATGTCTATTAATAAACATGGAAGAGATATTTGTACGTCACGTAGTAAGAATTGTGCAAATTGTTTTTTGGAAAAATTTGCACCGAGACTGATTTGA
- the valS gene encoding valine--tRNA ligase codes for MNNELSKNYNPKVFEDKVYKKWLDNGVFSSDNRIEPKFSMVAPPPNVTGILHMGHALNFTLQDILVRYKRMKGSNTLWLFGTDHAGIATQAVFEKQLKELGKSKDDFSREEFVEKLFKLKDKHREIIVKQIEKLGASYDHSKERFTLDAGLCKAVNKVFIDLYNKGLIYKGEYLVNLDPGSGSVVSDEEVEYREVVGKIYFIKYLLDDDNFIEVATTRPETMFGDVAVAVNPNDIRYKSLIGREVIIPIANRKVKVIADSYVDMKFGSGALKITPAHDPNDFEIAKRHDLAKINILTKDAKLNESVPIEYQGLSVIAARSKIERDLKDKGLLVDVKAHKHQVGHCHRSGEIIEPYLSNQWFVRMKPLAAAALQALMDDKIRFYPKKWENTYKHWLLNIRDWCISRQLVWGHRIPAWYDVITGEMIVSESDPSLSEENKGRSFVRDPDVLDTWFSSWLWPFSSLGWPEVTIDFKNHYPTNTLITAYDIIFFWVARMVMAGLEFTGQVPFKDIYITPLLRDKKGRKMSKSLGNGIDPLDIIDQYGGDALRFTLVFLSVQGQDLNIDIKDFMFGAKFLNKVFNASKFILSNLAGRVVLESFELDDVDKWLLTSLNLTVSVIDWAFKNYKYNEATKAVYEFFWNDFCDWYIEISKINLNSDDISLQNITISKLIFFLKESLLIMHPFIPFITEEIYSKIMSWNDVLALEKYPECISQRDFNEEYQRFNLFKEFIISIRTLRSEFNIVPNIKINIALRFGDTFKYEKYFKKYEYIAKRLINFDSIFYNENYDDMIGVPNVYFESFADIKSLIDPDKELAKLGKQLEKYERLKHSVLAKLQNQDFLSNAPGEIIELEKSKLKEFDFFILKINSYIHSLKR; via the coding sequence ATGAATAATGAACTTTCAAAAAATTATAATCCTAAAGTTTTTGAAGATAAAGTTTATAAAAAATGGCTAGATAATGGTGTGTTTAGTTCTGATAATAGGATTGAGCCTAAATTTAGCATGGTAGCACCTCCTCCAAATGTGACAGGAATTCTTCATATGGGACATGCTCTTAATTTTACTTTGCAAGATATTCTTGTTCGTTATAAGAGAATGAAAGGTTCTAATACTCTTTGGCTTTTTGGGACAGATCATGCTGGAATTGCAACTCAAGCGGTTTTTGAAAAGCAGCTTAAAGAGCTTGGAAAAAGTAAGGATGATTTTAGTCGTGAAGAATTTGTTGAAAAACTTTTTAAATTAAAGGATAAACATAGAGAAATAATTGTTAAACAAATAGAGAAACTGGGAGCTTCTTATGATCATTCTAAGGAAAGATTTACTCTTGATGCTGGGCTTTGTAAAGCTGTTAATAAGGTTTTTATTGATTTATATAATAAGGGATTAATTTATAAGGGAGAGTATCTTGTAAACCTTGATCCGGGTTCTGGAAGTGTTGTTAGTGATGAAGAGGTTGAGTACAGGGAGGTTGTTGGAAAAATTTATTTTATTAAATATTTATTGGATGATGATAATTTTATTGAAGTTGCAACCACTAGGCCTGAGACAATGTTTGGAGATGTGGCTGTTGCTGTTAATCCTAATGATATTCGGTATAAATCTTTGATTGGTAGAGAGGTTATAATTCCTATTGCAAATAGAAAGGTTAAGGTAATAGCAGATAGTTATGTTGATATGAAATTTGGTAGTGGTGCTTTAAAGATAACACCTGCTCATGATCCTAATGACTTTGAGATTGCGAAAAGACATGATCTTGCTAAGATAAATATTTTAACTAAGGATGCAAAATTGAATGAAAGTGTTCCAATTGAGTATCAAGGTTTAAGTGTTATTGCTGCAAGGAGTAAGATAGAGAGAGATTTAAAAGATAAAGGGCTTTTAGTAGATGTTAAAGCTCATAAACATCAGGTTGGACATTGTCATAGATCTGGAGAGATTATTGAACCTTATTTGTCAAATCAGTGGTTTGTGAGAATGAAACCATTAGCAGCTGCTGCTTTACAAGCTTTGATGGACGATAAGATTAGGTTTTATCCTAAAAAATGGGAAAATACATATAAGCATTGGTTGTTAAATATTAGGGATTGGTGTATATCTAGGCAGTTAGTTTGGGGGCATAGAATACCTGCCTGGTATGATGTTATTACAGGAGAGATGATTGTTAGTGAATCTGATCCCTCATTAAGTGAAGAGAATAAGGGTAGGAGTTTTGTTAGAGATCCAGATGTGCTTGATACTTGGTTTTCTTCTTGGTTATGGCCATTTTCATCTCTTGGTTGGCCAGAAGTTACTATTGATTTTAAGAATCATTATCCTACAAATACTTTAATTACCGCTTATGACATAATATTTTTCTGGGTAGCAAGAATGGTAATGGCGGGGCTTGAATTTACAGGGCAAGTTCCTTTTAAAGATATATATATAACACCTCTTTTAAGAGACAAAAAGGGTAGAAAAATGTCAAAATCTTTAGGTAATGGCATCGATCCCCTTGATATTATTGATCAATATGGAGGTGATGCATTGCGTTTTACTCTTGTGTTTTTATCTGTTCAAGGTCAGGATTTGAATATTGACATTAAAGATTTTATGTTTGGAGCTAAGTTTTTAAACAAAGTGTTTAATGCCTCTAAATTCATTTTGTCAAATTTAGCGGGTAGGGTAGTATTAGAGAGTTTTGAATTAGATGATGTCGATAAATGGTTACTTACGAGTTTAAATTTAACTGTTTCTGTTATAGATTGGGCTTTTAAAAATTATAAGTATAATGAGGCTACTAAAGCAGTATATGAATTTTTTTGGAATGATTTTTGTGATTGGTATATTGAAATTAGTAAAATTAACTTAAATAGCGATGATATTAGTCTTCAGAATATTACTATTTCTAAGCTAATTTTTTTCTTGAAAGAATCTTTGCTTATTATGCATCCTTTTATACCTTTTATTACCGAAGAGATTTATTCTAAGATTATGTCTTGGAATGATGTATTAGCTTTAGAGAAGTATCCTGAGTGTATTAGTCAAAGAGATTTTAATGAAGAGTATCAAAGATTTAATTTATTTAAAGAGTTTATTATATCTATTAGGACTCTTAGAAGTGAATTTAATATAGTTCCTAATATTAAAATTAATATTGCTTTGAGATTTGGTGATACTTTTAAATACGAAAAATATTTTAAGAAGTATGAATATATTGCTAAGAGGCTTATTAATTTTGATTCCATCTTTTACAATGAAAATTATGACGATATGATAGGTGTTCCTAATGTTTATTTTGAGAGTTTTGCAGATATTAAAAGTCTAATAGATCCTGATAAGGAACTTGCAAAACTTGGTAAACAACTAGAGAAATATGAGCGACTTAAACATTCAGTTTTGGCAAAACTTCAAAATCAAGATTTTCTATCGAATGCTCCTGGCGAGATTATTGAGCTTGAGAAGTCAAAGTTAAAAGAATTTGATTTTTTCATTTTAAAAATTAACAGTTATATTCATAGTTTAAAGAGATAG
- the mnmD gene encoding tRNA (5-methylaminomethyl-2-thiouridine)(34)-methyltransferase MnmD gives MLFIFKDKTIYSSKFKDVYYNPQYGLEESTYTFIEGCDLDKDLVHLQSATIAELGFGTGLNFIALLKHLRKFNLSTKINYYSIEKFPLKKEQIKKISQFFIKDIHYFKILLKKYPKTPTKNIKYKITNNINLKILIGDAKVKLKELPKYIDYWFLDGFNPRTNPQMWNKEVFTTISQKSKIGTKLSTFSAARTVKDGLKLAHFNYSKIKGFNNKRHMIKAKKEQ, from the coding sequence CTGTTATTCATTTTCAAAGATAAAACCATATATTCAAGTAAATTTAAGGATGTTTATTATAACCCACAATATGGACTAGAAGAGAGTACCTATACATTCATCGAAGGTTGTGACTTGGATAAGGATCTTGTGCATCTACAAAGTGCAACAATTGCAGAACTAGGATTTGGAACGGGTCTTAATTTTATAGCACTTTTAAAACATTTACGAAAATTTAACCTCAGTACAAAAATTAATTATTACTCAATTGAAAAATTTCCACTAAAAAAAGAGCAAATCAAAAAAATATCACAATTCTTCATCAAAGATATACACTATTTTAAGATATTGCTTAAAAAATACCCTAAAACGCCAACAAAAAACATAAAGTACAAAATAACAAACAACATTAATTTAAAAATCTTAATTGGAGACGCTAAGGTAAAACTTAAAGAACTACCAAAATACATAGATTACTGGTTTTTAGATGGATTTAATCCAAGAACAAACCCCCAAATGTGGAATAAGGAAGTATTTACCACAATTTCACAAAAGAGCAAAATTGGAACAAAACTTTCAACATTCTCTGCAGCAAGAACTGTAAAAGATGGACTAAAACTCGCCCATTTTAATTACTCTAAAATAAAAGGATTTAACAACAAAAGACATATGATAAAAGCAAAAAAAGAACAATAA
- a CDS encoding ABC-F family ATP-binding cassette domain-containing protein translates to MIAVNNLEVAFGERILFKDVNIKFSSGNCYGIIGANGAGKSTFLKVLGGTIEPSKGEVLIAKNQRMAVLEQNQFAYDDFRVIDTVIMGHKNLYAVQREKDEIYEKLDFSDEDGIRAGELEAEFAELGGYEAESNAAVLLKGLGIDESVHSSLMRDIEAALRVRVLLAQALFGEPDILLLDEPTNNLDIQSIKWLEEFLINFENTVIVVSHDRHFLNQVCTHIVDIDYGKIQVYIGNYDFWYETSQILNKQLKDAKKRSEEKIAELKTFIQRFSSNASKSRQATSRKKLIDKIKVEDLKPSLRKFPYVNFKSERDLGKNVITIKNLTKEFEGQHILNKFSIVVEPGQKIVFLGSPISASSLFDIVTNEDRDYKGHYEWGATVNFAYFKKDNEQYFTVDLSLVDWLRQYSKEQDETYIRGFLGRMLFSQDEALKRVNVLSGGEKVRCLLSKIMLSGANVLLLDQPTNHLDLEAITSLNTGLQDFKGVVLFTSHDHQFIDTIANRIIEFTPNGIIDRFMTFSEYIDDPKVKELRDKLYEGHASLKL, encoded by the coding sequence TTGATAGCAGTAAATAATTTAGAAGTTGCATTTGGAGAGAGAATTTTATTTAAAGATGTTAATATTAAATTTTCTTCTGGAAATTGTTATGGTATAATTGGAGCTAATGGTGCAGGTAAAAGTACGTTTTTGAAAGTTTTAGGTGGAACAATTGAGCCTAGCAAGGGTGAAGTGTTGATTGCTAAGAATCAAAGAATGGCTGTACTTGAGCAAAATCAATTTGCTTATGATGATTTCAGGGTTATTGATACTGTGATTATGGGGCACAAGAACCTTTATGCTGTGCAAAGGGAAAAAGATGAAATTTATGAAAAGCTTGATTTTAGTGATGAAGATGGAATTAGAGCGGGAGAACTTGAGGCGGAATTTGCCGAGCTTGGAGGTTATGAGGCTGAGTCTAATGCAGCAGTACTTCTTAAAGGGTTGGGCATAGATGAGTCTGTTCATTCTAGCTTAATGAGAGATATTGAAGCGGCTTTAAGAGTAAGAGTGCTCTTAGCACAGGCTCTTTTTGGAGAGCCTGATATATTACTTCTTGATGAACCTACTAATAATCTTGATATTCAATCGATTAAGTGGCTGGAAGAATTTTTGATTAATTTTGAAAATACAGTTATTGTTGTGTCACATGATAGGCATTTTTTAAATCAAGTTTGTACTCATATTGTTGATATTGATTATGGAAAAATTCAAGTTTATATTGGTAACTATGATTTTTGGTATGAAACTAGTCAAATTCTTAATAAGCAACTAAAAGATGCTAAAAAAAGATCTGAAGAAAAAATAGCAGAACTTAAGACTTTTATTCAAAGATTTTCAAGTAATGCATCTAAGTCTAGACAAGCAACATCAAGAAAGAAATTAATTGATAAGATTAAGGTTGAAGATCTAAAACCTTCTTTGCGAAAGTTTCCTTATGTTAATTTTAAGAGTGAGAGAGATCTTGGGAAAAATGTTATTACAATTAAAAATTTGACTAAAGAATTTGAAGGGCAACATATTTTAAACAAGTTTAGCATTGTTGTAGAACCTGGGCAAAAAATTGTTTTTTTGGGCAGTCCAATCTCAGCAAGTTCTCTTTTTGATATAGTGACCAATGAAGATAGAGATTATAAAGGGCATTATGAATGGGGGGCCACCGTTAATTTTGCATACTTTAAGAAAGATAATGAACAGTATTTTACTGTAGATTTGAGCTTAGTAGATTGGCTAAGACAATATTCAAAAGAGCAGGATGAAACTTACATTCGGGGATTTTTGGGGCGAATGCTTTTTAGTCAAGACGAGGCTTTAAAAAGAGTTAATGTTCTTTCAGGGGGTGAAAAGGTAAGATGTCTGCTTTCAAAAATAATGCTTAGCGGTGCTAATGTATTATTGTTGGATCAACCAACTAATCATTTAGATCTTGAGGCAATTACGTCTTTAAATACTGGTCTTCAAGATTTTAAAGGAGTTGTTTTATTCACTTCTCATGATCATCAATTTATTGATACCATTGCTAATAGAATTATTGAATTTACACCTAATGGAATAATTGATCGTTTTATGACTTTTTCAGAGTATATTGATGATCCTAAAGTTAAGGAGCTAAGAGATAAGCTTTATGAAGGCCATGCGAGCTTGAAACTATAG
- a CDS encoding tRNA dihydrouridine synthase — translation MNFLSNISRPIMILAPMEDVTDTVFRNLVHLIGNGRGEPDIYFTEFISVKGLLNKSRQSIQHILTKNDELNRPLIAQIWGSDPDEFFKAIKILADLGFWGIDLNMGCPKKKIVKKGVCSALINNKSLACEIIIASKEACLKFELPLSVKTRHGFFYPEVEDWLGFLLKLGIDMLTVHPRLAIHQSEGPIDVTVFDKLVDLRNQINPSALIIGNGDILNLEQAHQIIMNHSIDGVMFGRGIFRNLNLFRKGLPNFLSNNLNFRLNILKLHVIDFYSTWSLTKDFDRLKKYFKIYFNEEERCSEYFHNIMNSNNYDELFKNLNRIDIIGDNLK, via the coding sequence ATGAATTTTTTAAGCAATATTAGTCGTCCGATTATGATTTTGGCTCCAATGGAAGATGTTACAGATACTGTTTTTAGAAATTTGGTTCATTTGATAGGGAATGGAAGGGGTGAACCCGATATTTATTTTACCGAATTTATTTCTGTAAAAGGACTTTTAAATAAATCAAGACAGTCAATTCAACATATTTTGACAAAAAATGATGAACTTAATCGGCCCTTGATTGCTCAAATTTGGGGTAGTGATCCTGATGAATTTTTTAAGGCAATAAAGATCTTGGCTGATTTAGGATTTTGGGGTATTGATCTTAATATGGGCTGTCCTAAGAAAAAGATAGTCAAGAAAGGTGTTTGTTCTGCTTTGATTAATAATAAATCCTTGGCTTGTGAGATCATTATTGCAAGTAAAGAGGCGTGTTTGAAATTTGAATTGCCTCTTAGTGTTAAAACAAGACACGGATTTTTTTATCCTGAGGTTGAGGATTGGTTGGGATTTTTGTTGAAATTAGGTATTGATATGTTGACTGTGCATCCCAGGCTTGCTATTCATCAAAGTGAAGGGCCTATAGATGTCACTGTTTTTGATAAACTTGTTGATCTCAGGAATCAAATCAATCCTTCTGCTTTAATTATTGGTAATGGAGATATCTTAAATTTGGAACAAGCTCATCAAATTATAATGAATCATTCTATTGATGGGGTAATGTTTGGTCGTGGGATTTTTAGGAATTTAAACTTATTTAGAAAAGGTTTACCTAACTTTTTGAGTAATAATTTAAATTTTAGATTAAATATACTAAAATTGCATGTGATAGATTTTTATTCTACGTGGAGTCTTACTAAAGATTTTGATAGACTTAAGAAGTACTTTAAAATTTATTTTAATGAAGAAGAGAGGTGTAGCGAATATTTTCATAATATTATGAATTCAAATAATTACGATGAGCTTTTTAAAAATTTAAATCGAATTGATATTATAGGAGATAATCTTAAGTAA
- the groES gene encoding co-chaperone GroES, with product MKNIKPLADRVLIRIKEAESKTTSGLYIPENAKEKTNIGTVIAIGSNKEDITVKVGDTVLYEKYAGAAVKIEDKEHLILKAKEIIAIIEE from the coding sequence ATGAAAAATATTAAACCTTTAGCTGATAGAGTTTTAATAAGAATAAAAGAAGCCGAAAGTAAAACAACTTCAGGACTATATATACCAGAGAATGCAAAAGAAAAAACAAACATTGGGACAGTCATAGCTATTGGCTCTAACAAAGAAGATATTACTGTTAAAGTTGGCGACACAGTACTTTATGAAAAGTATGCTGGAGCTGCTGTAAAGATTGAAGATAAAGAACACTTAATTTTAAAAGCAAAAGAGATAATAGCTATTATAGAAGAATAA